Proteins from one Aspergillus nidulans FGSC A4 chromosome VIII genomic window:
- a CDS encoding putative neutral amino acid permease (transcript_id=CADANIAT00001426) — protein MAGFPLFGTAREQSRSPSSDSSADKLKDKDLERSPQLAGGLSDSDSGEIGRQIELEAENSIKYRTCSWQKTAALLFSEYICLAIMSFPWSYSILGLVPGLILTVFIAGVVLYTSLIVWRFCLRHPHIRDVCDIGQHLFWDSKIAWYFTAVMFLLNNTFIQGLHCVVGAEYLNTISNHGTCTVVFSFVVAVISLVCSIPRTFGTLAKVATISALATFVSVMLAVIFTAIEDHPARYNSTPEYSGEPIVKAFPVPGTTFVSGMSAFLNISYTFIGQITLPSFIAEMREPKEFWKSVTAVTIAEIIVFSLVGAIVYAYTGNQYMAAPAFGAIGDEVYKKVSFSFMIPTIIFLGVLYASVSARFIFFRLFEGTRHKGNHTFVGWASWIGILAALWAAAFIIAEVIPFFSDLLSIMSSLFDSFFGFIFWGVAYLRMRYDDHGPGFYRNRGFRGWVGAIVNVGLIGIGLYFLGPGTYASVESVIIDYRAGSFGGPFTCADNGL, from the exons ATGGCGGGATTCCCGTTGTTCGGTACAGCCAGAGAGCAGAGCCGCTCGCCGAGCTCTGACAGCTCCGCCGACAAGTTAAAGGACAAGGATCTCGAGAGAAGTCCCCAGCTTGCGGGCGGATTGTCCGATTCAGACTCGGGAGAGATCGGCAGACAAATCGAGCTGGAGGCCGAGAATTCGATCAAGTACCGTACTTGTAGCTGGCAGAAG ACGGCcgcgctgctcttctctgAGTATATCTGCCTGGCTATCATGTCATTTCCCTGGTCGTACTCGATTCTTGGCCTTGTTCCGGGGTTGATCCTGACTGTATTTATTGCGGGTGTTGTTCTTTATACATCGCTCATCGTATG GAGATTCTGTCTGCGTCATCCGCATATTCGCGACGTCTGTGACATTGGTCAGCACCTGTTCTGGGACTCGAAGATAGCCTGGTACTTTACAGCGGTCATGTTTCTGTTGAACAATACATTTATTCAG GGCTTGCACTGCGTAGTCGGCGCCGAATATCTCAACACGATTTCCAACCACGGGACTTGCACTGTTGTGTTCTCCTTCGTTGTAGCGGTCATATCTTTGGTCTGTTCGATTCCGCGTACATTTGGCACACTCGCCAAGGTTGCGACGATCTCAGCGCTCGCCACTTTTGTTTCCGTAATGCTGGCGGTTATCTTCACTGCGATAGAAGATCATCCGGCTAGATACAATAGCACCCCTGAATATTCTGGTGAACCGATTGTCAAGGCATTCCCGGTCCCCGGAACGACCTTCGTCTCCGGTATGAGCGCCTTCTTGAACATCAGCTACACCTTCATCGGTCAGATTACGCTACCCAGCTTCATCGCAGAGATGAGAGAACCTAAGGAATTCTGGAAGTCTGTCACTGCCGTCACGATCGCAGAGATTATtgtcttcagccttgtcggGGCTATCGTCTACGCATACACTGGAAACCAATACATGGCGGCTCCCGCATTTGGCGCGATCGGCGACGAAGTCTACAAGAAGGTTTCATTCTCGTTCATGATCCCtaccatcatcttcctcggtgtTCTGTATGCTTCTGTCTCTGCGCgattcatcttcttccgcctcttcGAGGGTACCCGGCACAAGGGCAACCACACCTTTGTCGGCTGGGCCAGCTGGATCGGTATCCTTGCGGCTTTGTGGGCCGCCgctttcatcatcgccgaggtTATTCCGTTCTTCTCGGATTTGCTCTCAATTATGAGCTCACTTTTCGATTcgttcttcggcttcattTTCTGGGGCGTCGCGTACCTCCGCATGCGGTATGATGACCACGGGCCGGGCTTCTACAGAAACCGAGGGTTCCGAGGCTGGGTTGGGGCCATTGTCAATGTCGGCTTAATAGGTATTGGGCTTTATTTCTTAGGGCCTGGGACTTAC GCATCCGTCGAAAGTGTTATCATAGATTACAGAGCAGGAAGCTTTGGGGGACCGTTCACATGTGCTGATAATGGGCTCTGA
- a CDS encoding glycine decarboxylase subunit T (transcript_id=CADANIAT00001427) yields the protein MSALRPLRRGIHLLGARSVAQLAPVGVNGALTLPQLASPHVRCALRSPASGRLIARNLPVANGVRYASSAASPGSLRKTQLYDLHIAKGAKMVPFAGYSMPLQYSDLSHVESHKWTREKASLFDVSHMVQHRLSGPGALDLLMKVTPSSLDKLENNSSTLSCLLEPGTGGIVDDTVITRLSTDTFYFVTNAGRRDEDLAFLTAEIDAFKAAHGAEKEITWEILSDHSLIALQGPEAAATLQPLIHNNGADSDLSTLYFGNCRSLHLNLPDGTQTQEPLLISRTGYTGEDGFEISIPPSVSPSTITELLLQNPSVRLAGLAARDSLRLEAGMCLYGHDISTAQTPPAAALGWIVGRDRRDPSASSDRSQFNGAATILPQLASPSKNLSQRRVGFTIEKGSPAREGAVIIDLNDESKTQIGVITSGLPSPSLGGTNIAMGYIKQGLHKKGTEVGVVVRNKVRKATVVGMPWVESKFYRKPSA from the exons ATGTCTGCTTTACGACCCCTTCGACGAGGAATTCACCTTCTTGGAGCAAGATCCGTTGCCCAACTGGCCCCTGTTGGCGTCAATGGAGCTTTGACTCTCCCGCAGCTTGCTTCTCCGCACGTTCGCTGCGCTCTCCGCTCTCCGGCTTCTGGACGTTTGATTGCCCGCAACCTTCCAGTTGCCAATGGCGTGAGATATGCCTCATCTGCAGCTAGCCCTGGCTCTCTGCGAAAGACACAACTCTATGACTTGCATATTGCTAAAGGTGCAAAAATGGTGCCCTTTGCGGGGTATTCTATGCCCCTCCAGTACTCCGATCTCAGCCATGTTGAGAGCCACAAGTGGACGAGAGAGAAGGCGAGCTTGTTCGATGTGAGCCATAT GGTCCAGCATCGGTTAAGTGGCCCAGGCGCGCTAGACCTGCTCATGAAAGTGACACCATCGTCTCTAGACAAGCTCGAAAACAACTCCTCCACCCTGTCATGCCTCCTTGAACCCGGAACTGGTGGTATCGTTGATGACACTGTCATAACACGCTTATCGACGGACACCTTTTATTTCGTCACCAACGCTGGCCGCCGCGACGAGgacctcgccttcctcaCCGCCGAAATCGATGCCTTCAAAGCTGCCCATGGCGCCGAAAAGGAAATCACCTGGGAGATTCTCTCTGACCACTCCCTCATAGCTCTCCAGGGTCCCGAAGCTGCTGCCACTCTGCAACCACTCATCCATAATAACGGCGCAGACTCCGATCTAAGCACCCTCTATTTCGGCAACTGCCGCTCTCTCCATCTCAATCTCCCTGACGGCACGCAGACCCAAGAACCGCTTCTAATTTCCCGCACCGGCTACACAGGCGAGGATGGCTTCGAGATTTCCATTCCTCCGTCCGTCTCCCCATCAACAATTaccgagcttctcctccagaACCCTTCCGTTCGCCTCGCCGGCCTCGCAGCCCGCGACTCCCTCCGCCTCGAAGCTGGAATGTGCCTTTACGGCCACGACATCTCAACTGCCCAGACCCCCCCTGCCGCAGCGCTAGGCTGGATCGTTGGCAGAGACCGCCGCGACCCTTCCGCTTCCTCGGACCGATCACAGTTCAATGGGGCCGCAACAATCCTTCCACAGCTTGCTTCTCCGTCTAAGAACCTCTCTCAACGCCGCGTTGGGTTCACGATTGAAAAGGGCTCACCTGCGCGTGAGGGTGCTGTCATTATCGACTTGAACGATGAGTCTAAGACTCAGATTGGCGTTATCACTTCTGGGTTGCCGAGTCCATCGCTTGGTGGAACGAATATTGCTATGGGGTATATAAAGCAGGGATTGCATAAGAAAGGGACGGAGGTTGGGGTCGTAGTTAGAAATAAGGTGAGGAAAGCGACGGTTGTTGGGATGCCGTGGGTGGAGAGTAAGTTTTACCGCAAGCCATCAGCATGA
- a CDS encoding glycoside hydrolase family 92 protein (transcript_id=CADANIAT00001428) encodes MVHLLFLALLQVALASGLSAPSPAVDDYDVLQYVNPLIGSTNGGNVFAGATIPYGMAKAVADTDSPSNQGGFTFDDSKITGFSSLHDSGTGGQPSLGNFPLFPHVSCIDDQVNGCAYPKRTRRIAYDHDSVVARPGYFGLTLSSGIQVDMTASHHTSLFRFQITSNQTSSPLILLDLSDLSDSRQDNGTIYVNETTGRLTGHARFLPSFGSGSYVPYFCADFDSDAGIRDNGIFVNSRASTDVKNLTVSRSINGYPLPAGGFVRFNHRLNHTIKARIGLSFISIDQACSSAEDEIPNFDFDATRSAAVDLWTEKLAPIRVSRTGLDSSVLTNFYSGIYRTMVNPQDYTGENPLWESSEPYFDSFYCLWDSFRSQLPFLTIVDPSTVTKMIRSLIDTQRHLGWLPDCRMSLCKGYTQGGSNADVVLADAYVKGLSKGINWEDGYAAVQKDAEVEPYDWSNEGRGGLASWKSLNYIPVEDFDYAGFGTMTRSVSRTLEYSYNDFTIAQMARGLNKTGDAERYEETSRYWQHLFRADQTSFISGAETGFKGFFQPKHLNGTWGYQDPITCSNIDRSGRACSLQNNGAETFESSLWEYQFFTPHDMSALVALLGGPDEFNRRLDYLHDQNITYIGNEPSFLTVFQYHYAGRPGKSTARAHFYIPRFFSPTAAGLPGNDDSGAMGSFVAMSMMGLFPNPGQNVYLITAPFFKSVDITSPLTNKTAKVRTINFDSAYQNIYIQFATLNGKPYSRNWITHDFFTEGGELILVLGSSESTWGTGPDDLPPSLPAVVPEALIDEVQTSDVL; translated from the exons ATGGTCCATCTCTTGTTTCTCGCACTGCTCCAGGTCGCACTGGCCAGCGGTCTCAGCGCCccttctcctgctgttgATGATTACGACGTGCTGCAATACGTCAATCCACTAATTGGAAGCACGAATGGAG GCAATGTCTTTGCTGGAGCGACAATTCCTTATGGCATGGCCAAAGCCGTAGCCGATACGGACTCCCCAAGCAACCAGGGAGGGTTTACCTTCGACGACAGTAAAATCACTGGCTTTTCTAGTCTACACGACTCTGGCACTGGAGGTCAGCCCTCTCTAGGGAACTTTCCGCTGTTTCCCCACGTATCATGCATAGATGACCAAGTCAATGGCTGCGCGTACCCTAAGAGAACGCGGAGAATAGCCTATGACCACGATTCCGTCGTGGCCAGGCCTGGGTATTTCGGCTTGACTTTGAGCTCTGGCATCCAGGTGGACATGACTGCGTCCCATCATACATCTCTTTTCCGCTTCCAGATTACGTCTAACCAGACTTCAAGTCCTCTCATTCTGCTGGATCTGAGCGACTTGTCTGATTCACGACAAGATAATGGAACAATTTATGTTAATGAGACTACCGGCCGACTGACTGGCCATGCACGATTCCTGCCTAGCTTCGGCAGTGGCTCGTATGTGCCCTACTTCTGTGCAGACTTTGATAGCGATGCAGGAATCCGCGATAATGGTATCTTCGTCAACTCTCGAGCAAGTACCGATGTGAAAAACCTTACAGTATCTAGGAGTATCAACGGTTATCCTCTTCCT GCGGGAGGCTTTGTTCGGTTCAACCATCGCCTCAACCACACAATCAAAGCCCGCATCGGGCTGAGCTTTATCAGTATCGATCaagcctgcagcagcgctgAAGATGAAATTCCCAATTTTGACTTCGATGCCACGCGATCTGCTGCAGTAGACCTGTGGACGGAGAAGCTAGCTCCTATCCGTGTATCCAGGACTGGCCTCGACTCTTCAGTGCTTACCAATTTCTACAGTGGCATTTATCGGACCATGGTCAACCCTCAGGATTACACAGGAGAAAATCCGCTCTGGGAGAGCAGTGAGCCGTATTTTGACTCTTTTTACTG TCTCTGGGATTCTTTTCGATCACAGCTTCCTTTCCTCACAATCGTTGATCCTTCCACTGTCACTAAAATGATTCGTTCGTTGATCGACACACAACGGCATCTAGGGTGGCTCCCTGATTGCCGCATGTCTTTATGCAAAG GTTACACTCAAGGGGGCTCTAATGCGGACGTAGTGCTTGCTGATGCATATGTGAAAGGCCTCTCCAAAGGTATCAACTGGGAAGATGGATACGCAGCTGTTCAAAAAGATGCCGAAGTGGAACCCTACGATTGGAGCAATGAAGGCCGCGGAGGGTTAGCAAGTTGGAAATCGCTGAATTATATCCCAGTCGAAGATTTCGACTACGCGGGCTTCGGAACAATGACACGGAGTGTTTCCCGTACTCTGGAGTACTCCTACAATGACTTTACTATTGCACAGATGGCTCGTGGTCTCAACAAAACGGGGGATGCTGAAAGATACGAAGAAACGAGCAGATATTGGCAGCATTTATTTAGAGCTGATCAGACTTCCTTCATATCCGGTGCAGAGACCGGCTTCAAGGGCTTCTTCCAGCCAAAGCATCTGAACGGCACATGGGGATATCAG GACCCAATAACATGCTCCAACATTGACAGAAGCGGCCGAGCCTGTTCCTTGCAGAACAACGGTGCAGAAACATTTGAGTCCAGTCTGTGGGAATACCAATT CTTCACCCCGCATGACATGTCTGCGCTGGTTGCTCTCCTCGGCGGCCCAGATGAATTCAACCGTCGCCTTGATTACCTGCATGATCAAAACATAACATACATTGGCAACGAACCCTCTTTTCTAACTGTCTTTCAATACCACTATGCCGGTCGGCCCGGAAAATCCACTGCCCGCGCCCACTTCTACATTCCACGCTTCTTTAGTCCTACTGCCGCAGGGCTCCCCGGTAATGACGATTCTGGTGCCATGGGATCATTCGTTGCAATGTCTATGATGGGACTTTTCCCAAACCCAGGCCAAAACGTCTATCTGATAACCGCTCCATTCTTCAAATCAGTTGATATCACGAGTCCTCTCACGAATAAGACAGCGAAAGTGAGAACCATCAATTTTGACTCTGCGTACCAGAATATCTACATCCAGTTTGCAACACTAAATGGAAAACCTTACTCCCGAAACTGGATCACCCATGATTTCTTTACTGAAGGGGGTGAGCTTATCCTTGTGCTAGGAAGTAGTGAGAGTACGTGGGGAACGGGGCCCGATGATCTTCCGCCGTCTTTGCCGGCAGTTGTTCCTGAGGCATTGATTGATGAGGTCCAGACTTCGGATGTGTTGTGA